One stretch of Amycolatopsis sp. NBC_00345 DNA includes these proteins:
- a CDS encoding DUF742 domain-containing protein → MDDGRLRGDGRLGDDFTGGWAERDDGREDWKSFRDRVDREWRARRVQGSDSDPVREPPNWLTDSNAGQGPDVTGVPGYRDRLLGGPGAELFGGASGPLYDSAEFAAFSAEQDGSPGPSSNELAAALPMQASAEPPVAEVETSGLVRPYFRTRGRTKPTYDLAIEALISTSEQGRVLDRVRVPEHRSICDLCLDTRSVAEVAALLRLPLGVVRVLIGDVAGLGLVLVHSTSDTAVGDRPSIEFMERVLSGLRRI, encoded by the coding sequence GTGGACGACGGGCGCTTGAGGGGCGATGGCCGGCTCGGTGACGACTTCACCGGCGGGTGGGCCGAGCGGGACGACGGGCGGGAGGACTGGAAGTCCTTCCGCGACCGGGTCGACCGCGAATGGCGGGCCCGCCGCGTCCAGGGGTCGGACTCGGATCCGGTGCGTGAGCCGCCGAACTGGCTGACCGACAGCAATGCCGGGCAGGGACCGGACGTCACGGGCGTGCCCGGTTACCGCGACCGCCTGCTGGGCGGCCCGGGAGCCGAGCTGTTCGGCGGGGCCAGCGGGCCGCTGTACGACTCCGCCGAGTTCGCGGCGTTCAGCGCGGAGCAGGACGGCTCTCCCGGGCCGTCGTCGAACGAGCTGGCGGCCGCACTGCCGATGCAGGCGTCCGCCGAGCCGCCGGTGGCCGAGGTCGAGACGTCCGGACTGGTCCGGCCGTACTTCCGGACCCGCGGCCGGACGAAGCCGACGTACGACCTCGCGATCGAGGCGTTGATCTCGACCAGCGAGCAGGGGCGCGTGCTCGACCGCGTGCGCGTGCCCGAGCACCGGTCGATCTGCGATCTGTGTCTCGACACCCGTTCCGTGGCCGAGGTGGCGGCGCTGCTGCGGCTGCCGCTCGGCGTGGTGCGAGTGCTGATTGGTGACGTGGCGGGGCTCGGCCTGGTGCTGGTGCACTCGACCAGCGACACCGCCGTGGGCGACCGCCCGAGTATCGAGTTCATGGAAAGGGTGCTCAGTGGGCTTCGGAGAATTTGA
- a CDS encoding sensor histidine kinase — protein sequence MPDEDTAGSGGASATEGGAAPARKGSIFALGNWRLRSKLALILIIPTLTALVLGSLRVVDNIRETVQFGHTADQVAFAVKVTTVVHDLQGERALAVARLSSGDTLRQTGLDAQMAKVDRDVDDLRNAVVGLNTDTQATSDRYARGLQRLDALQPLRAAISTSSYSDVAALDTYSSILDSLIQLGREVTTAVTDRDLLRLGNSTQSISEAKEFVVRGDAAVEIAAFRDGFPGDLLDEARASQASGDASVAAFLANATDDQVQLYNDTVSGPEVDDRRRIQTTSFSFAQQGQPLNINPTELGQDSTVAADKLHAVESSLLSQLRSQADGLASQAVQSAWVGGAIVLAALIAALILMLVIARLMLRPLRVLRTTALDVAYTRLPETVQAILDDPDPVNASKRAVAPVPVTSRDEIGEVARSFDVVHEQAVKMAAEQALLRENVNGIFVNLSRRSQRLVERQLGVIDRLEADEQDPDHLASLFELDHLATRLRRNGESLLVLSGAGLAKSVPKPVPAADVIGAAVSEIEQYARIEVGIVPEVAVQGLAIHDLVHVLAELLDNATYFSEPETKVTVRAVITRKKALAIQVTDHGVGMGDDRLAEINQRLADPPDLDVSVTRRMGLYVVARLAQRHGIEVRLRENEDIEGGVIARVVVPAELLTQIRVATPPPRHTPPPVNRNEVSHPSFPPVNRPIDRGPEATPPPPSAPPPPPAAPSNGGLVPLDQPISLDDLVAGNRAAGPFLSPEMPVPDTPAWPTAEDLAPLTQQPNGDGASLAETEFPPLVLPKREPKYLAPEEPQRVEPVADDGASALEDDVPTRRLPIYQSVLSRWFSEGSDGSGDGEPGLAEDLTAMPAKTEAPAEADNSITSVTGVAAESSNGTHEPRQEEPIEATPLYPGSDDGSDESWSSASDEGWQAAQSLLEAKNEEVTTAGLPKRVPNAYLVPGSIGSPSESSEPHNSFTDATSGLPGTGAMTRSASAARSRMASFQRGYTSGRHALKDRPADDRLDEDGVPVSGSGYLSDSSEERQ from the coding sequence GTGCCGGACGAAGACACCGCGGGGTCGGGAGGGGCCTCCGCGACCGAAGGCGGGGCGGCTCCCGCGCGGAAGGGCTCGATCTTTGCGCTGGGCAACTGGCGGCTGAGGTCGAAGCTCGCCCTGATCCTGATCATCCCCACGCTGACCGCGCTGGTGCTGGGCTCCCTGCGCGTGGTGGACAACATCCGCGAGACGGTGCAGTTCGGCCACACCGCCGACCAGGTCGCCTTCGCGGTCAAGGTCACCACCGTGGTCCACGACCTGCAGGGCGAGCGCGCGCTCGCCGTCGCCCGGCTCTCGTCCGGCGACACGCTCCGTCAGACCGGCCTCGACGCGCAGATGGCGAAGGTCGACCGTGACGTCGACGACCTGCGCAACGCCGTCGTCGGCCTGAACACCGACACCCAGGCCACCAGCGACCGTTACGCGCGCGGCCTCCAGCGCCTCGACGCGCTGCAGCCGCTGCGCGCGGCGATCAGCACCTCTTCTTATTCTGATGTTGCGGCGCTCGACACCTATTCGTCCATCCTCGACTCGCTCATCCAGCTGGGCCGCGAGGTGACGACCGCGGTCACCGACCGGGACCTGCTGCGGCTGGGCAACAGCACGCAGTCGATCAGCGAGGCCAAGGAGTTCGTCGTCCGCGGTGACGCGGCGGTGGAGATCGCGGCCTTCCGCGACGGCTTCCCCGGCGACTTGCTCGACGAGGCGCGGGCCTCGCAGGCCAGTGGTGACGCGTCGGTCGCGGCGTTCCTCGCGAACGCCACCGACGACCAGGTCCAGCTGTACAACGACACTGTTTCGGGCCCGGAGGTGGACGACCGGCGCCGGATCCAGACCACCTCCTTCTCCTTTGCGCAGCAGGGCCAGCCCCTCAACATCAACCCGACTGAGCTCGGTCAGGACAGCACTGTCGCGGCGGACAAGCTGCACGCGGTGGAGAGCAGCCTGCTTTCGCAGCTTCGCTCGCAGGCCGACGGACTGGCTTCCCAGGCCGTGCAGTCGGCCTGGGTCGGCGGCGCGATCGTGCTCGCCGCGCTGATCGCGGCGCTGATCCTGATGCTCGTGATCGCCCGCCTGATGCTGCGCCCGCTCCGGGTGCTGCGGACGACGGCGCTGGACGTCGCCTACACCCGGCTGCCGGAGACGGTGCAGGCCATCCTGGACGACCCGGACCCGGTCAACGCCTCGAAGAGGGCGGTCGCCCCGGTGCCGGTCACCTCTCGCGACGAGATCGGCGAGGTGGCGCGCTCGTTCGACGTGGTCCACGAGCAGGCCGTCAAGATGGCCGCCGAACAGGCACTGCTGCGCGAGAACGTCAACGGCATCTTCGTGAACCTCTCCCGCCGCTCGCAGCGGCTGGTGGAGCGCCAGCTGGGCGTGATCGACCGGCTGGAGGCCGACGAGCAGGACCCGGACCACTTGGCCAGCCTGTTCGAGCTCGACCACCTCGCCACGCGGCTGCGCCGCAACGGCGAGTCGCTGCTGGTGCTCTCGGGCGCCGGCCTGGCGAAGTCCGTGCCCAAGCCGGTGCCGGCCGCGGACGTGATCGGCGCCGCGGTCTCGGAGATCGAGCAGTACGCCCGCATCGAGGTCGGCATCGTGCCCGAGGTCGCGGTGCAGGGTCTCGCGATCCACGACCTCGTGCACGTGCTCGCGGAGCTGCTCGACAACGCGACCTACTTCTCCGAGCCTGAGACGAAGGTCACCGTCCGCGCCGTCATCACCCGCAAGAAGGCGCTCGCCATCCAGGTCACCGACCACGGCGTGGGCATGGGGGACGACCGGCTCGCCGAGATCAACCAGCGGCTGGCCGACCCGCCGGACCTGGACGTGTCGGTGACCCGCCGGATGGGCCTGTACGTGGTCGCCCGCCTGGCCCAGCGCCACGGCATCGAGGTGCGGCTGCGCGAGAACGAGGACATCGAGGGCGGCGTCATCGCCCGGGTCGTGGTGCCGGCCGAGCTGCTCACGCAGATCCGCGTGGCCACCCCGCCGCCGCGGCACACCCCGCCGCCGGTCAACCGCAACGAGGTGTCGCACCCGAGCTTCCCGCCGGTCAACCGGCCGATCGACCGGGGACCCGAAGCCACGCCGCCGCCCCCGTCGGCACCGCCGCCTCCGCCCGCGGCGCCGTCGAACGGCGGGCTCGTCCCGCTCGACCAGCCGATCAGCCTCGACGACCTGGTCGCGGGCAACCGCGCCGCCGGGCCGTTCCTCAGCCCGGAGATGCCGGTCCCGGACACTCCGGCGTGGCCGACGGCGGAGGACCTGGCGCCGCTCACTCAGCAGCCCAACGGAGACGGTGCGAGCCTGGCGGAGACGGAGTTCCCGCCGCTGGTGCTGCCGAAGCGCGAGCCGAAGTACCTCGCGCCGGAGGAGCCCCAGCGGGTGGAGCCCGTCGCCGACGACGGCGCGTCGGCCCTCGAGGACGACGTGCCCACCCGGCGGCTGCCGATCTACCAGTCGGTGCTTTCGCGGTGGTTCAGCGAAGGCAGTGACGGGAGCGGTGACGGCGAGCCCGGCTTGGCCGAGGACCTGACGGCCATGCCGGCGAAGACCGAGGCACCCGCGGAGGCGGACAACAGCATCACGTCCGTCACCGGAGTCGCGGCGGAGAGCAGCAACGGCACGCACGAGCCCCGTCAGGAGGAACCGATCGAGGCGACGCCGCTCTACCCTGGTTCCGACGACGGCTCGGACGAGAGCTGGAGCAGCGCCTCCGACGAGGGCTGGCAGGCCGCGCAGTCGTTGCTCGAGGCCAAGAACGAGGAGGTGACGACGGCCGGGTTGCCCAAGCGCGTCCCCAACGCGTACCTGGTCCCGGGTTCGATCGGCAGCCCCTCGGAATCCTCCGAGCCCCACAATTCCTTCACCGACGCGACCTCCGGGCTGCCCGGAACGGGTGCTATGACCCGCTCGGCCTCCGCGGCTCGCAGCAGGATGGCAAGCTTCCAGCGTGGGTACACCTCCGGGAGGCATGCGTTGAAGGACCGACCGGCCGACGACAGGCTCGACGAGGACGGCGTTCCGGTGAGTGGATCCGGGTACTTGAGCGACAGCAGTGAGGAGCGACAGTGA
- a CDS encoding DUF742 domain-containing protein, producing the protein MKISGFGESDTGAWDALHRGTDRESFDSPSHYELSTLKTMLPHRRPSTPPPPVEPYEAPEAAEWAGASDYYDDEGRTWQDDGESGHRAEDQDTGSVVQDTGHYAAPSGHATQSGHSAPSGYAAQPGHSAPSGHAAASRPAGYPAPPADDRRRPARSGHRSAAYDEAPRERPSFEDYQPARRRSAPQQEAHDTGYAQPAHDTGYDRPARDAGYEQPAYDTRYEQPAYERSPYDSGYQQAPATPGYEQPGYQPAAYDSGYQQTAAETDYHSAPPDSAYRPAPAYGYEPYDAEPDTGRYAQHRLADPESPAPAETEWSEADAARDWSETEAADQDWQPAPRGGRHAHAAEPEWQSEPDPAQPEFLAAEEDWAAEPAGHTGRPAFTPAAEEDWAAEPAGHTAQPAFSHAAEPGFEPAGHTGQSAFVPAAEQDWAREPAFTPAAEPAFEPAVGAPAKPARSRVRPYARTGGRTRSDHNLALEALVSTSDDGRRYRGVRSIEHRRICDLCLDTRSVAEIAAHLRLPLGVVKVLVGDMSDLGLVLIHQTELILGDRSSREFMERVLQGLRAL; encoded by the coding sequence ATGAAGATCTCGGGATTCGGCGAGAGCGACACTGGGGCCTGGGACGCGCTCCACCGCGGCACCGACCGGGAGTCGTTCGACTCGCCCAGCCACTACGAGCTGAGCACCTTGAAGACGATGCTGCCGCACCGTCGCCCGAGTACCCCGCCGCCACCGGTGGAGCCCTACGAAGCCCCGGAAGCCGCCGAATGGGCCGGCGCCTCGGACTACTACGACGACGAAGGCCGCACCTGGCAGGACGACGGCGAGTCCGGCCACCGGGCGGAGGACCAGGACACCGGCTCGGTCGTCCAGGACACCGGGCATTACGCCGCGCCGTCCGGGCATGCCACACAGTCCGGTCACTCTGCACCGTCCGGCTATGCCGCGCAGCCGGGCCATTCCGCGCCGTCCGGGCACGCCGCCGCGAGCCGTCCCGCCGGGTACCCGGCGCCGCCGGCGGACGACCGTCGCCGCCCCGCGCGGTCCGGCCACCGCTCGGCCGCCTACGACGAGGCCCCTCGCGAGCGCCCGTCTTTCGAGGACTACCAGCCCGCCCGTCGCCGCTCCGCTCCTCAGCAGGAAGCGCACGACACCGGGTACGCCCAGCCTGCGCACGACACCGGGTACGACCGTCCCGCTCGCGACGCCGGGTACGAGCAGCCTGCATACGACACCCGGTACGAGCAGCCCGCGTACGAGCGGTCCCCGTACGACTCGGGCTACCAGCAGGCGCCCGCCACCCCGGGCTACGAGCAGCCCGGTTACCAGCCGGCCGCCTACGACTCCGGTTACCAGCAGACCGCGGCCGAGACGGACTACCACTCGGCCCCGCCCGACTCCGCGTACCGGCCCGCGCCCGCGTACGGCTACGAGCCGTATGACGCCGAGCCCGATACCGGTCGTTACGCCCAGCACCGCCTGGCGGACCCCGAGTCCCCGGCACCCGCGGAAACCGAATGGTCCGAAGCCGACGCGGCCCGCGACTGGTCCGAGACCGAAGCCGCCGACCAGGACTGGCAGCCCGCTCCCCGCGGCGGCCGGCATGCCCACGCCGCCGAGCCCGAGTGGCAGTCCGAACCGGACCCCGCGCAGCCGGAATTCCTTGCCGCAGAAGAGGATTGGGCAGCCGAGCCCGCCGGCCACACCGGCCGGCCCGCCTTCACCCCCGCCGCAGAAGAGGATTGGGCAGCCGAGCCCGCCGGCCACACAGCGCAGCCCGCCTTCTCACACGCTGCGGAACCCGGCTTCGAGCCGGCCGGGCACACCGGCCAGTCTGCCTTCGTGCCTGCCGCGGAACAGGATTGGGCACGCGAGCCCGCCTTCACCCCCGCCGCGGAGCCCGCCTTCGAACCCGCCGTGGGCGCACCGGCCAAGCCGGCCCGTTCCCGGGTCCGCCCGTACGCCCGGACCGGCGGCCGCACCCGGTCCGACCACAACCTCGCGCTCGAGGCGCTCGTCTCCACCAGCGACGACGGCCGCCGTTACCGGGGCGTCCGGTCGATCGAGCACCGCCGGATCTGCGACCTCTGCCTGGACACCCGCTCGGTCGCCGAGATCGCCGCGCACCTGCGCCTGCCACTCGGCGTGGTCAAGGTGCTGGTCGGCGACATGTCCGACCTCGGCCTCGTGCTGATCCACCAGACGGAGCTGATCCTCGGCGACCGCTCGTCGCGTGAGTTCATGGAACGCGTCCTGCAGGGCCTCCGCGCCCTCTAG
- a CDS encoding ABC transporter substrate-binding protein encodes MAGGVALTASGCGLLGGSDDSGSTSSGSALEKPKIKVSIMPTIDVAPFHLAVQNGYFKAEGLEVETVDAASGDASLQKLQAGEVDIAYSSYTPFFIAKSKGNADIKFVSDASSAGPKSTEIVAMPGGAVKTVHDLAGKKIAITAQNTICDTLTKSVMRDNGVDFTKVTWVPFPFPQIGGAVKRGDVDAGFLTEPFITGSAKTNGTVPIIDTASGATQDFPTAGYGSLGKFTSANPKTVAAFQRAMLRATKESADRSKIEPLMVQFSKVDQATASLTALLTFQSTLDARRLQRVPDLLQQFGTITSKIDVASMIVPQASAS; translated from the coding sequence ATGGCCGGCGGCGTCGCACTGACCGCGAGCGGCTGCGGCCTGCTCGGCGGATCGGACGACTCGGGCAGCACGAGCAGCGGCTCCGCTCTGGAGAAGCCGAAGATCAAGGTCTCGATCATGCCGACGATCGACGTGGCCCCGTTCCACCTCGCGGTGCAGAACGGCTACTTCAAGGCCGAGGGCCTGGAGGTCGAGACCGTCGACGCCGCCAGTGGTGACGCGTCGCTGCAGAAGCTGCAGGCCGGCGAGGTCGACATCGCCTACTCCAGCTACACCCCGTTCTTCATCGCGAAGAGCAAGGGCAACGCCGACATCAAGTTCGTCTCGGACGCCTCGTCGGCCGGCCCGAAGAGCACCGAGATCGTCGCGATGCCCGGCGGCGCCGTGAAGACCGTGCACGACCTGGCCGGCAAGAAGATCGCCATCACCGCGCAGAACACGATCTGCGACACGCTGACCAAGTCCGTCATGCGCGACAACGGCGTGGACTTCACGAAGGTGACCTGGGTTCCCTTCCCGTTCCCGCAGATCGGCGGCGCGGTCAAGCGCGGCGACGTCGACGCGGGCTTCCTCACCGAGCCGTTCATCACCGGCTCCGCCAAGACCAACGGCACGGTGCCGATCATCGACACCGCTTCCGGTGCCACACAGGACTTCCCGACCGCGGGCTACGGCTCGCTGGGCAAGTTCACTTCGGCGAACCCGAAGACCGTGGCGGCCTTCCAGCGCGCGATGCTGCGCGCCACCAAGGAATCGGCGGACCGCTCGAAGATCGAGCCGCTGATGGTGCAGTTCTCCAAGGTCGACCAGGCCACCGCCTCGCTCACCGCGCTGCTGACCTTCCAGTCCACTCTGGACGCCCGGCGCCTGCAGCGGGTCCCGGACCTGCTGCAGCAGTTCGGCACCATCACCAGCAAGATCGACGTGGCTTCGATGATCGTGCCGCAGGCGAGCGCATCCTGA
- a CDS encoding GTP-binding protein, with product MGFGEFDSDANTPQVTGPTSSAKIVVAGGFGSGKTTMVGAISEIDPLTTEAMMTEASVGHDDTSATPNKTTTTVAMDFGRISLDSDLVLYVFGTPGQHRFWFMWDDLAVGAIGAVVLVDTRRLADAFPSIDFFENRKLPYVVAINCFDRLLHHQIEDVRHALTISPSVPIMACDARERDSAKQVLISVVQHAIAHDSALRAG from the coding sequence GTGGGCTTCGGAGAATTTGACTCCGACGCGAACACACCGCAGGTGACCGGTCCGACCTCGTCGGCCAAGATCGTGGTCGCGGGTGGGTTCGGTTCGGGCAAGACAACGATGGTCGGGGCGATCTCGGAGATCGACCCGCTGACCACCGAGGCCATGATGACCGAGGCGAGTGTCGGGCACGACGACACTTCCGCCACGCCGAACAAGACGACCACCACGGTCGCCATGGACTTCGGCCGGATCTCACTCGACTCGGACCTCGTCCTGTACGTGTTCGGCACGCCGGGCCAGCACCGGTTCTGGTTCATGTGGGACGACCTCGCGGTCGGCGCGATCGGGGCGGTGGTCCTGGTGGACACGCGGCGGCTGGCCGACGCGTTCCCCTCGATCGACTTCTTCGAGAACCGGAAGCTGCCGTACGTGGTCGCGATCAACTGTTTCGATCGGTTGCTGCACCACCAGATCGAGGACGTGCGGCACGCGCTGACGATCTCCCCGTCGGTGCCGATCATGGCGTGTGACGCGCGTGAGCGGGACTCGGCCAAGCAGGTGCTGATCTCGGTCGTGCAGCACGCCATCGCCCACGACTCGGCACTGAGGGCGGGCTAG
- a CDS encoding roadblock/LC7 domain-containing protein: protein MTRAGAVQPGGGSAQPNGRAAGGAAGSFAWLITDFVHRVPGAAHAVVVSADGLLLAASRGLPKDRADQLAAVASGLTSLARGAAKVFEGGPVAQTVVEMANGFLFLMSVSDGSCLAVLGSPESDIGLVVYEMTLLVERVGQQLTPEMRAQLQGSAVRR from the coding sequence GTGACACGGGCGGGTGCAGTGCAGCCGGGAGGCGGCTCGGCGCAGCCGAACGGCAGGGCGGCAGGCGGCGCGGCGGGTAGCTTCGCGTGGCTGATCACGGACTTCGTGCACCGGGTGCCGGGTGCGGCCCACGCGGTCGTCGTCTCGGCGGACGGGCTCCTGCTGGCCGCCTCGCGCGGCCTGCCGAAGGACCGGGCCGACCAGCTGGCGGCGGTCGCGTCGGGGCTGACCAGCCTGGCGCGCGGAGCGGCGAAAGTGTTCGAAGGCGGCCCGGTCGCGCAGACCGTGGTCGAAATGGCCAACGGCTTCCTCTTCCTGATGTCGGTTTCCGACGGATCGTGCCTCGCGGTGCTGGGCTCGCCGGAGAGCGACATCGGTTTGGTGGTGTACGAGATGACCCTGCTCGTCGAACGGGTCGGCCAGCAGCTGACCCCGGAGATGCGTGCGCAACTGCAGGGCTCGGCGGTCCGCCGCTAG
- a CDS encoding roadblock/LC7 domain-containing protein, translated as MTVSGQEEGQLTFGWLITDFVRRVPGAAHGVLVSADGLLLAPSEGLPQERAEQLSAVASGLISLTQGAARCFEAGGVNQTVVEMERGYLFLMSVSDGSSLAVLAAPTCDIGTVAYEMTLLVERVGEQLTPELRAQLQGGVRG; from the coding sequence GTGACCGTGTCCGGCCAGGAAGAGGGCCAGCTCACGTTCGGCTGGCTGATCACGGACTTCGTGCGCCGGGTGCCCGGCGCCGCGCACGGGGTGCTGGTGTCGGCCGACGGTCTGTTGCTCGCGCCGTCCGAGGGATTGCCGCAGGAACGGGCCGAACAGCTCTCCGCGGTCGCCTCGGGCCTGATCAGCCTGACCCAGGGCGCGGCCCGCTGCTTCGAGGCGGGCGGGGTGAACCAGACCGTGGTCGAGATGGAGCGCGGGTACCTGTTCCTCATGTCGGTCTCCGACGGCTCGTCGCTGGCGGTGCTGGCCGCGCCGACCTGTGACATCGGCACGGTCGCGTACGAGATGACGCTGCTCGTGGAACGCGTCGGCGAGCAGCTCACCCCGGAACTGCGCGCCCAGCTCCAGGGCGGGGTGCGTGGTTAG